A stretch of Mesoplodon densirostris isolate mMesDen1 chromosome 7, mMesDen1 primary haplotype, whole genome shotgun sequence DNA encodes these proteins:
- the LOC132493978 gene encoding LOW QUALITY PROTEIN: olfactory receptor 2D2-like (The sequence of the model RefSeq protein was modified relative to this genomic sequence to represent the inferred CDS: inserted 1 base in 1 codon; substituted 1 base at 1 genomic stop codon): protein MRQTNQTQVTEFLLLGLSDDQHTQQLLFILFLGVFLVTVLGNLLLIFLVQVDSQPHTPMYFFLWSLSLTDLCFSTNIVPQALXALLSRKKVISFTRCAAQLLLFLIFGCTQCAHLAVMSYDQYVAICNTLHYPSIMTWRVCVQLAVGSWTSGILVSVVDNTFTLRLPYRGSNNIAHFFCEAPALLILASTDTRTSEMAIFFMGIEILLLLVSLILVSYGHIIVTVVRMKSAAGRLKAFSTCGSHLMGAIFSYGSSIVTYMTPKASKEQEKLVSVFYAVVTPMLNPFIYSLRNKDVKGTLXKVATRNFLCRLGTFH from the exons ATGAGACAGACAAATCAGACACAGGTGACAGAattcctccttctgggactctctGATGACCAACACACCCAGCAGCTGCTTTTCATCTTATTCCTGGGTGTCTTCCTGGTCACTGTGCTTGGAAATTTACTTCTCATTTTCCTCGTTCAGGTTGACTCCCAGCCTCACACAcccatgtatttttttctctggaGTTTATCTCTGACTGACCTCTGTTTCTCTACCAACATCGTTCCTCAGGCCC GAGCCCTGCTATCCAGAAAGAAAGTGATTTCATTCACACGTTGTGCAGCTCAGCTTCTACTCTTCCTCATTTTTGGGTGTACACAGTGTGCCCATTTGGCGGTGATGTCCTATGATCAGTATGTGGCTATCTGCAACACTTTGCATTACCCTAGCATCATGACTTGGAGGGTGTGTGTCCAGCTGGCTGTAGGATCATGGACCAGTGGCATTCTGGTGTCTGTGGTGGACAACACTTTCACACTAAGGCTACCCTACCGAGGCAGCAATAATATTGCTCATTTCTTTTGTGAGGCCCCTGCACTGTTGATCCTGGCATCCACAGACACCCGCACTTCAGAGATGGCCATTTTCTTCATGGGGATTGAGATTCTCCTCCTACTTGTTTCTCTAATTCTGGTATCCTATGGTCACATCATAGTGACTGTGGTCAGGATGAAGTCAGCCGCAGGGAGGCTCAAGGCATTCTCTACCTGTGGCTCCCACCTCATGGGGGCCATCTTTTCCTATGGGTCATCAATTGTCACCTACATGACACCAAAGGCTTCCAAAGAACAGGAAAAGCTGGTTTCTGTGTTCTATGCAGTGGTGACCCCCATGCTTAATCCCTTCATCTACAGCCTGAGGAACAAGGATGTGAAGGGAACTCTGTGAAAAGTAGCCACAAGGAATTTCCTTTGCAGACTTGGAACTTTCCACTGA
- the LOC132493598 gene encoding LOW QUALITY PROTEIN: olfactory receptor 10A4-like (The sequence of the model RefSeq protein was modified relative to this genomic sequence to represent the inferred CDS: deleted 2 bases in 1 codon; substituted 1 base at 1 genomic stop codon), which translates to MEVSPEPLPHLYEVLGTLIIQDTTISFLGCATQMYFFFFFGAAECCLLATMRYDRYVAICDPLHYPVIMGHRACAQLATASXFSGFPVATVQTTWIFSFPFCGPNKVNHFFCDNLPVIALGCANTSLFELEALTASVLFIFFPFLLILGSYVCILSTIFRMPSAKGKCKGFSTCSSHFLVVSLFYSTAILTYFRPQSSTSPVSKKLLSLSYKVVTPMLNTIIHNLRNSEVKTALRWAIHRTWDPQKL; encoded by the exons GTGCTGGGGACGCTGATCATCCAAGACACAACCATCTCCTTCCTTGGCTGTGCTACCCAGAtgtacttcttcttcttctttggaGCTGCTGAGTGCTGCCTCCTGGCCACAATGAGGTATGACCGCTATGTGGCCATCTGTGACCCTTTGCACTACCCAGTCATCATGGGTCACAGGGCCTGTGCCCAGCTGGCAACTGCCTCCTAGTTCTCAGGATTTCCAGTGGCTACTGTGCAAACCACATGGATTTTTAGCTTCCCTTTTTGTGGCCCCAACAAGGTGAACCATTTTTTCTGTGACAACCTCCCTGTCATTGCACTGGGCTGTGCTAAT ACCTCTCTGTTTGAACTGGAGGCTCTGACAGCCTCTGTCCTATtcatcttcttccctttcttgttGATCCTGGGGTCCTATGTCTGCATCCTCTCCACTATCTTCAGGATGCCCTCAGCCAAGGGGAAGTGCAAAGGTTTCTCCACCTGTTCCTCCCACTTCCTGGTTGTCTCCCTCTTCTACAGCACTGCCATCCTCACATACTTCAGACCCCAGTCCAGCACCTCTCCTGTGAGCAAGAAGCTGCTGTCACTGTCCTACAAGGTGGTGACTCCCATGTTGAACACCATCATCCACAACTTAAGAAATAGTGAAGTAAAGACTGCACTGAGGTGGGCCATCCACAGGACCTGGGACCCTCAGAAACTATGA
- the LOC132493848 gene encoding olfactory receptor 2D3, with product MGEENQTFMAEFIFLGLSQDLQTQILLFILFLIISLLTVLGNLLITILIFMDSRLHTPMYFFLRNLSFTDLCFSTSIVPQVLVHFLVKRKTISFFGCMTQIFVYLLVGGTECALLAVMSYDRYVAVCKPLHYSTIMTPQVCLQLAIGSWASGALVSLVDTTFTFQLPYQGQNIINHYFCEPPALLKLASADTYSTEMGIFAMGVVILLAPVSLILVSHWNIISTVIQMQSGEGRLKASSTCGSHLIVVVLFYGSGIFTYMWPNSKTTEWDKMISVFYTVVTPMLNPIIYSLRSKEVKGTLRKLAGRKPFSQRR from the coding sequence ATGGGAGAAGAAAACCAgacttttatggctgagtttaTTTTCCTTGGCCTTTCACAGGACTTGCAGACCCAGATCctgctgtttattctttttcttatcatTTCTCTGTTGACTGTGCTTGGAAACCTGCTCATCACTATTCTCATCTTCATGGATTCTCGACTTCACACCCCCATGTACTTTTTTCTAAGAAATCTCTCTTTCACAGATCTCTGTTTCTCTACTAGTATTGTCCCTCAAGTGTTGGTCCACTTCCTGGTAAAGAGgaaaactatttctttttttgggtgTATGACACAGATCTTTGTTTACCTTCTGGTTGGGGGCACAGAATGCGCACTGCTGGCAGTGATGTCCTATGACCGGTatgtggctgtctgcaagccccTGCACTACTCCACCATCATGACCCCACAAGTGTGTCTCCAGTTGGCCATAGGGTCCTGGGCCAGCGGCGCACTAGTGTCTCTGGTAGATACCACCTTTACTTTCCAACTTCCCTATCAAGGACAGAACATTATCAATCACTACTTTTGTGAACCCCCTGCCCTCCTGAAGCTGGCTTCAGCAGATACTTACAGCACAGAAATGGGCATCTTTGCAATGGGTGTGGTCATCCTCTTAGCTCCTGTCTCCCTGATCCTTGTCTCCCACTGGAATATCATCTCCACTGTGATCCAGATGCAGTCTGGGGAGGGGCGGCTCAAGGCTTCCTCTACCTGTGGCTCCCATCTCATTGTTGTTGTCCTCTTTTATGGATCAGGAATATTTACCTACATGTGGCCAAATTCCAAGAccacagaatgggataaaatgaTATCTGTGTTCTATACAGTGGTGACTCCAATGTTGAACCCCATAATTTATAGCCTGAGAAGCAAGGAAGTCAAAGGAACTCTCAGGAAACTGGCTGGAAGAAAGCCCTTTTCTCAGAGACGGTGA